In Candidatus Krumholzibacteriia bacterium, a single window of DNA contains:
- a CDS encoding histidine phosphatase family protein, with amino-acid sequence MPRVVLGLLRHGAYDQPPNIPSAHLPYPLSESGRAQSRAAAAAVLQQAAAEHWEIEPVIDSSRLLRAWETATLLAQELQTQLHRQFRVTEFEALAERSLGAAANLTVEQIAAVLQEDPRCEPLPADWQRNAFYRLPLQGAESLVQAGERVALFLEERAADLVGRASRDVLKLVVGHGGSFRFAAVRLGVLRPEEAAGLSMHHASPVYLERRDAFTWVHVAGAWKERAPAAARGD; translated from the coding sequence ATGCCACGGGTCGTGTTGGGGTTGCTCCGTCACGGCGCATACGACCAGCCTCCGAACATCCCCAGTGCACACCTTCCCTATCCGCTGTCGGAAAGCGGCCGGGCGCAGTCGCGCGCCGCCGCCGCGGCGGTGCTGCAACAAGCCGCGGCGGAGCACTGGGAGATCGAGCCGGTCATCGACAGCTCGCGCCTCCTGCGCGCCTGGGAGACCGCGACCCTCCTGGCGCAGGAGCTCCAGACGCAGCTGCACCGCCAGTTTCGGGTCACGGAGTTCGAGGCCCTGGCGGAGCGGAGCCTGGGCGCCGCGGCGAATCTCACGGTGGAGCAGATCGCTGCCGTGCTGCAGGAGGATCCGCGCTGCGAACCGCTGCCCGCCGATTGGCAGCGCAACGCCTTCTATCGGCTCCCGCTCCAGGGCGCCGAGTCGCTCGTCCAGGCCGGTGAGCGTGTGGCGCTCTTCCTCGAGGAGCGCGCCGCGGACCTGGTGGGACGGGCCTCCCGGGACGTCCTCAAGCTCGTGGTCGGCCATGGCGGCTCCTTCCGCTTCGCTGCAGTGCGCCTCGGCGTCCTGCGCCCCGAGGAGGCGGCGGGCTTGTCCATGCACCATGCCTCACCGGTCTATTTGGAACGGCGCGACGCCTTCACCTGGGTGCACGTGGCCGGCGCTTGGAAGGAACGAGCGCCCGCAGCGGCGCGAGGCGACTGA